A window of Macrococcus sp. 19Msa1099 genomic DNA:
AACGAAAGAACAAGAAAAGAAGCTGACGAACGATGAACTATTAACAAAGCTTCAGCAGCGTGTTAAGAATACAGAAAGCTTAACACTTCATTCTGAGAATGAAACGATTGCGATGTATGATAAGTTCACGACAAAGTTTACACAGACGACTGACTCTGAATATGATTCCATCAATGAAAGTGCGCTCAAGATAGACGCTAAGTCTAATCATGCGAAATATGATGTGAAATCTGTTATCTTTAATTTAGATAATGGAGATGTTACAACATATCCGAAAGCGAAGTATTTGAATTATCGTGCACGTCAGGCAGATAATGATTACTTCTCAGGTGTGCAGTCACAAATTGTAAATATTACGCACCTACTACAGGATGTCATAAAACCAACGATTGATAATGTAAAGCAAGAGGACAATAGATTAACCTATAAGGGTAAGTCTAAAGCACTGTTAGCCCTTTATCAATATGGGTTTCATCAATCAAGTATGAACCAGATTAAAGTATTTAATGATATTACTGACTTGACTGTTGAGAGCGGCAGCTATGACATAACGTATAATGCACAATATGATCCAGAGACCCTCAACTTCAAATTGAAAGTGAGTGGCAAGCATGGGAATAAACCTATTGAGATCATAATGGAGCAGACGACAGAATATTCGAAACTTAATGAAACGAATGTGCAGATGTACAGTGAAGAATAGAGGAATGTTATGAAACAACTATTATTAACCTTGATTAAGTTTTATCGTAAGTTTATATCGCCGATGACACCCCCTGCGTGTCGCTTCCATCCAACATGTTCTCAATATGGATTAGAAGCAATAGAAACACATGGTGCAATGAAAGGCGGCTACTTAACCGTGAAGCGCATTCTCAAATGTCATCCCTTCCATCCAGGAGGATTTGATCCGGTACCGCCGAAGAAAGAACGTTAGAGTAAAACGCTCACTACATCATTGTAGTGAGCGTTTCTTATAGTTGTGTTAATTGTTCTTTCTGTACTACGGGCGGTGTCATTGTTAAACAGCCGTCTGATACTGCTTCATCGTACGTTGTAAAATCATGCTCAAAATAAGTGCCTCTCTTTGTAACGTCAGGCACTGTGCCAAACTGTTCTCCAAGCATCGCTGTAACATATTTGCTGAGACCAAATTCATACATCCCTCCTGATACGTAAGTCATTTGCTTCGGTAATGACTGTACTTTCGTAATACCGCCAATACGACTATATTTAACGACTGCTGTCGTCACACCGATATCTCTAAATGCTTGAATCGTTTGACGATCTGTTGCACTTTCGTCGATGGCCAGTGGAATATGCGGGT
This region includes:
- the yidD gene encoding membrane protein insertion efficiency factor YidD, with translation MKQLLLTLIKFYRKFISPMTPPACRFHPTCSQYGLEAIETHGAMKGGYLTVKRILKCHPFHPGGFDPVPPKKER